The proteins below come from a single Alligator mississippiensis isolate rAllMis1 chromosome 2, rAllMis1, whole genome shotgun sequence genomic window:
- the AP5M1 gene encoding AP-5 complex subunit mu-1 isoform X3, whose amino-acid sequence MALRGLWLVRLQPGAAAALLFSRRYPTVEKRAKTFNGASYVTLPEDSVFLKALLFELRLMDEDKSFVDHRDSCSRINKTSVYALPVGGGDLWPVLAFQKSGLLYVCLPLVEQSLKPRPPLINISGISQAFAVLSGLLVFINSSQKNEAEINAKCDLEGAASNVTISVNLPANGSPLQDILVHPCVTSLDSAILTASSVDGMDDSAFSGPYKFPFTPPSDVFDLCYYTSQVPVPPILGFYQMKEEESQLKLTINLKLHESVKNAFEYCEARIPFFNRGPITHLEYKVSYGQLDLSREKSLLVWVIGQKFPKSLEISLSGTVTFGSINKEHSVDPICTGNTAYIKLYFRIPDYTVTGCYTDQHSVQVFSSGKPKINTSRELISSDYYIWNSKAPAPVVYRTLFF is encoded by the exons atGGCGCTGCGGGGGCTATGGCTCGTCCGGCTCCAGCCCGGGGCCGCCGCcgccctgctcttctccag GCGTTACCCCACTGTTGAAAAACGAGCCAAAACCTTCAATGGGGCAAGCTACGTAACTTTGCCAGAGGACAGCGTCTTTCTGAAGGCGTTGCTTTTTGAACTTAGGCTGATGGATGAGGACAAGAGCTTTGTGGACCATCGAGATAGCTGTTCTCGAATCAACAAGACTTCAGTGTATGCACTTCCCGTGGGAGGTGGAGATCTCTGGCCTGTCCTTGCCTTTCAGAAAAGCGGTTTGCTATACGTTTGTCTTCCCCTGGTTGAACAGTCCTTGAAGCCGCGCCCTCCCCTCATTAACATTAGTGGAATCTCACAAGCATTCGCTGTCTTGTCAGGATTGCTGGTCTTCATTAACTCCAGTCAGAAGAACGAAGCTGAGATAAATGCGAAA tgtgaTTTAGAAGGAGCTGCATCAAATGTAACTATCAGCGTGAACCTCCCTGCCAACGGCTCTCCGCTCCAAGATATCCTGGTCCATCCCTGTGTGACCTCCCTTGACTCTGCAATTCTGACTGCTAGTAGTGTTGATGGAATGGATGACTCTGCATTCAGTGGGCCTTACAAATTTCCTTTCACTCCTCCTTCAGATGTGTTCGACTTATGCTACTATACTTCCCAG GTGCCCGTCCCACCAATTTTGGGATTTTACCAAATGAAGGAAGAAGAATCACAACTAAAATTAACAATAAATTTAAAGCTTCATGAAAGCGTGAAAAATGCTTTTGAGTATTGTGAAGCACGTATACCCTTTTTTAATAG GGGTCCAATCACTCATTTGGAGTACAAAGTTAGCTATGGACAGCTGGATCTATCACGGGAGAAAAGCTTGCTGGTTTGGGTTATAG GACAAAAGTTTCCCAAATCTTTGGAAATTTCCCTTTCTGGAACAGTGACTTTTGGTTCTATTAATAAAGAGCATTCAGTTGATCCAATATGCACTGGGAACACTGCATACATAAAA CTATATTTCAGGATCCCAGATTATACCGTCACTGGATGTTATACAGACCAGCATTCTGTTCAGGTCTTTTCATCAGGAAAACCAAAGATTAATACGT
- the AP5M1 gene encoding AP-5 complex subunit mu-1 isoform X1, with translation MALRGLWLVRLQPGAAAALLFSRRYPTVEKRAKTFNGASYVTLPEDSVFLKALLFELRLMDEDKSFVDHRDSCSRINKTSVYALPVGGGDLWPVLAFQKSGLLYVCLPLVEQSLKPRPPLINISGISQAFAVLSGLLVFINSSQKNEAEINAKVGQLPNLLMQACPLGTPLDTNLNGLLDSTQIASTNHTQKQPVWRVSTYKGKPQVNVCITEKVKSMQYDKRDIADMWQVYGTVTCKCDLEGAASNVTISVNLPANGSPLQDILVHPCVTSLDSAILTASSVDGMDDSAFSGPYKFPFTPPSDVFDLCYYTSQVPVPPILGFYQMKEEESQLKLTINLKLHESVKNAFEYCEARIPFFNRGPITHLEYKVSYGQLDLSREKSLLVWVIGQKFPKSLEISLSGTVTFGSINKEHSVDPICTGNTAYIKLYFRIPDYTVTGCYTDQHSVQVFSSGKPKINTSRELISSDYYIWNSKAPAPVVYRTLFF, from the exons atGGCGCTGCGGGGGCTATGGCTCGTCCGGCTCCAGCCCGGGGCCGCCGCcgccctgctcttctccag GCGTTACCCCACTGTTGAAAAACGAGCCAAAACCTTCAATGGGGCAAGCTACGTAACTTTGCCAGAGGACAGCGTCTTTCTGAAGGCGTTGCTTTTTGAACTTAGGCTGATGGATGAGGACAAGAGCTTTGTGGACCATCGAGATAGCTGTTCTCGAATCAACAAGACTTCAGTGTATGCACTTCCCGTGGGAGGTGGAGATCTCTGGCCTGTCCTTGCCTTTCAGAAAAGCGGTTTGCTATACGTTTGTCTTCCCCTGGTTGAACAGTCCTTGAAGCCGCGCCCTCCCCTCATTAACATTAGTGGAATCTCACAAGCATTCGCTGTCTTGTCAGGATTGCTGGTCTTCATTAACTCCAGTCAGAAGAACGAAGCTGAGATAAATGCGAAAGTAGGCCAGCTTCCAAATTTGCTCATGCAAGCCTGTCCTCTTGGCACCCCATTAGACACCAATTTGAATGGCTTATTAGATAGCACCCAGATTGCTTCCACCAACCACACGCAGAAGCAACCGGTGTGGAGAGTGAGCACATACAAAGGCAAACCTCAGGTTAATGTTTGCATCACTGAAAAAGTCAAGTCCATGCAATATGACAAAAGGGATATTGCAGACATGTGGCAGGTTTATGGAACTGTAACTTGCAAG tgtgaTTTAGAAGGAGCTGCATCAAATGTAACTATCAGCGTGAACCTCCCTGCCAACGGCTCTCCGCTCCAAGATATCCTGGTCCATCCCTGTGTGACCTCCCTTGACTCTGCAATTCTGACTGCTAGTAGTGTTGATGGAATGGATGACTCTGCATTCAGTGGGCCTTACAAATTTCCTTTCACTCCTCCTTCAGATGTGTTCGACTTATGCTACTATACTTCCCAG GTGCCCGTCCCACCAATTTTGGGATTTTACCAAATGAAGGAAGAAGAATCACAACTAAAATTAACAATAAATTTAAAGCTTCATGAAAGCGTGAAAAATGCTTTTGAGTATTGTGAAGCACGTATACCCTTTTTTAATAG GGGTCCAATCACTCATTTGGAGTACAAAGTTAGCTATGGACAGCTGGATCTATCACGGGAGAAAAGCTTGCTGGTTTGGGTTATAG GACAAAAGTTTCCCAAATCTTTGGAAATTTCCCTTTCTGGAACAGTGACTTTTGGTTCTATTAATAAAGAGCATTCAGTTGATCCAATATGCACTGGGAACACTGCATACATAAAA CTATATTTCAGGATCCCAGATTATACCGTCACTGGATGTTATACAGACCAGCATTCTGTTCAGGTCTTTTCATCAGGAAAACCAAAGATTAATACGT
- the AP5M1 gene encoding AP-5 complex subunit mu-1 isoform X2: MALRGLWLVRLQPGAAAALLFSRRYPTVEKRAKTFNGASYVTLPEDSVFLKALLFELRLMDEDKSFVDHRDSCSRINKTSVYALPVGGGDLWPVLAFQKSGLLYVCLPLVEQSLKPRPPLINISGISQAFAVLSGLLVFINSSQKNEAEINAKVGQLPNLLMQACPLGTPLDTNLNGLLDSTQIASTNHTQKQPVWRVSTYKGKPQVNVCITEKVKSMQYDKRDIADMWQVYGTVTCKCDLEGAASNVTISVNLPANGSPLQDILVHPCVTSLDSAILTASSVDGMDDSAFSGPYKFPFTPPSDVFDLCYYTSQVPVPPILGFYQMKEEESQLKLTINLKLHESVKNAFEYCEARIPFFNRGPITHLEYKVSYGQLDLSREKSLLVWVIGQKFPKSLEISLSGTVTFGSINKEHSVDPICTGNTAYIKATTFYQSYPFIHQAFV, from the exons atGGCGCTGCGGGGGCTATGGCTCGTCCGGCTCCAGCCCGGGGCCGCCGCcgccctgctcttctccag GCGTTACCCCACTGTTGAAAAACGAGCCAAAACCTTCAATGGGGCAAGCTACGTAACTTTGCCAGAGGACAGCGTCTTTCTGAAGGCGTTGCTTTTTGAACTTAGGCTGATGGATGAGGACAAGAGCTTTGTGGACCATCGAGATAGCTGTTCTCGAATCAACAAGACTTCAGTGTATGCACTTCCCGTGGGAGGTGGAGATCTCTGGCCTGTCCTTGCCTTTCAGAAAAGCGGTTTGCTATACGTTTGTCTTCCCCTGGTTGAACAGTCCTTGAAGCCGCGCCCTCCCCTCATTAACATTAGTGGAATCTCACAAGCATTCGCTGTCTTGTCAGGATTGCTGGTCTTCATTAACTCCAGTCAGAAGAACGAAGCTGAGATAAATGCGAAAGTAGGCCAGCTTCCAAATTTGCTCATGCAAGCCTGTCCTCTTGGCACCCCATTAGACACCAATTTGAATGGCTTATTAGATAGCACCCAGATTGCTTCCACCAACCACACGCAGAAGCAACCGGTGTGGAGAGTGAGCACATACAAAGGCAAACCTCAGGTTAATGTTTGCATCACTGAAAAAGTCAAGTCCATGCAATATGACAAAAGGGATATTGCAGACATGTGGCAGGTTTATGGAACTGTAACTTGCAAG tgtgaTTTAGAAGGAGCTGCATCAAATGTAACTATCAGCGTGAACCTCCCTGCCAACGGCTCTCCGCTCCAAGATATCCTGGTCCATCCCTGTGTGACCTCCCTTGACTCTGCAATTCTGACTGCTAGTAGTGTTGATGGAATGGATGACTCTGCATTCAGTGGGCCTTACAAATTTCCTTTCACTCCTCCTTCAGATGTGTTCGACTTATGCTACTATACTTCCCAG GTGCCCGTCCCACCAATTTTGGGATTTTACCAAATGAAGGAAGAAGAATCACAACTAAAATTAACAATAAATTTAAAGCTTCATGAAAGCGTGAAAAATGCTTTTGAGTATTGTGAAGCACGTATACCCTTTTTTAATAG GGGTCCAATCACTCATTTGGAGTACAAAGTTAGCTATGGACAGCTGGATCTATCACGGGAGAAAAGCTTGCTGGTTTGGGTTATAG GACAAAAGTTTCCCAAATCTTTGGAAATTTCCCTTTCTGGAACAGTGACTTTTGGTTCTATTAATAAAGAGCATTCAGTTGATCCAATATGCACTGGGAACACTGCATACATAAAA GCTACTACTTTCTATCAGTCTTATCCATTTATACACCAAGCATTTGTATAG